A genomic segment from Candidatus Hydrogenedentota bacterium encodes:
- a CDS encoding glucose-1-phosphate adenylyltransferase: protein MPDSVSGHSTRAFDMTRDVVALVLGGGRGSRLRPLTSERAKPAVPLCGRYRLVDIPISNCLHSRINRVFLLTQFNSASLHRHVSNTYKFDAFSDGFVEILAAEQTYQSGDWYQGTADAVRKQLRHFRILDAKYFLILSGDQLYSMNYGDILKTHIDKGADITIAALPVAKDAARAFGVLQVDQGGRIVNFVEKPSDDGQFEKLVTPKAVFDDFGLESEGRDYLGSMGIYVFNAGLLRDLLLEHHDWNDFGHHVLPRSLHERTIFAHLFSGFWEDIGTVRSYYEVSIRMVQPDPPFEFHRPGHVVYSRARYLPGARVTNATVRNAMICEGCRVEDATIVDSIIGIRTVVGRGVTINRSIVMGDDYFEVAPAPGQIPIGIGEGSRIEGAIIDKNARIGKNVRIYAADNLPDQAGDGWAIRDGIVVVLKDATIPDGTVIGKA from the coding sequence ATGCCTGATTCCGTCAGCGGCCACTCTACCAGAGCCTTTGACATGACCCGCGATGTGGTTGCCCTGGTTCTCGGCGGCGGGCGAGGCAGCCGTCTTCGGCCGCTGACCTCCGAGCGCGCGAAACCCGCCGTGCCCTTATGCGGGCGGTACCGGCTGGTGGACATTCCGATCAGCAACTGCCTTCACTCGAGGATCAACCGGGTTTTCCTGCTCACGCAATTCAACAGCGCATCGCTTCACCGCCACGTCAGCAACACATACAAATTTGACGCGTTTTCGGACGGGTTTGTCGAGATCCTTGCTGCCGAGCAGACCTATCAGAGCGGCGACTGGTACCAGGGCACGGCTGACGCGGTCCGCAAACAACTGCGGCATTTCCGCATCCTCGACGCCAAGTATTTCCTCATCCTGTCGGGCGACCAGCTTTACAGTATGAATTACGGGGACATCCTGAAGACCCACATCGACAAGGGCGCCGACATCACCATCGCGGCCCTGCCCGTTGCCAAAGACGCCGCCCGGGCTTTCGGCGTGCTGCAGGTGGACCAGGGCGGTCGAATCGTTAATTTCGTCGAGAAACCGTCCGACGACGGTCAATTCGAGAAGCTCGTCACCCCCAAAGCCGTGTTCGACGACTTCGGCCTCGAATCGGAAGGGCGCGATTACCTCGGGTCGATGGGCATCTACGTGTTCAACGCGGGTCTCCTGCGAGACCTGCTGCTCGAACACCACGATTGGAACGATTTCGGCCACCATGTCCTGCCCAGGTCGCTGCACGAGCGGACCATTTTCGCACACCTCTTCTCGGGGTTCTGGGAAGACATCGGGACAGTCCGGTCGTACTACGAGGTCAGCATTCGCATGGTGCAGCCCGACCCGCCGTTCGAGTTTCACCGTCCCGGCCATGTGGTGTACAGCCGCGCCCGCTATTTGCCCGGTGCGCGCGTAACAAATGCCACCGTACGGAACGCGATGATTTGCGAGGGATGCCGTGTCGAGGACGCAACCATTGTTGATTCGATCATTGGCATTCGCACCGTGGTCGGCCGCGGCGTGACCATCAATCGCAGCATCGTCATGGGGGACGACTATTTCGAGGTTGCTCCCGCGCCGGGCCAGATTCCTATCGGGATCGGCGAGGGCTCGCGCATCGAGGGGGCCATCATCGACAAGAATGCCCGCATCGGCAAGAATGTGCGCATCTATGCCGCCGACAACCTGCCCGACCAGGCGGGCGACGGCTGGGCGATTCGCGACGGGATTGTCGTAGTGCTGAAGGATGCCACGATCCCCGACGGAACGGTCATTGGAAAAGCCTGA
- a CDS encoding alpha/beta fold hydrolase, translated as MPSLALTTTKWMLDAATRLLKATVRVHNISCLDEDMAVILVANHFTRLETVLLPYVFQKHAGQELWSLAAAELFQGRIAGYLHSVGAISTSDPDRDKTILHSLLVGDHPWIIFPEGRMIKDKRVLDERGMFAVFSGEEPRPPHRGAAVLALRAEFYRRKIACLAKRPGQPGLAETLDRFGLASAAEPLRKRTVIVPVNITYFPLRPQANLFLNLAKRAIRDLSPRAIEELSVEGTVLARDTDIDITLGTPIDAGTFLEAPEYAGLMACGDSDLELLAAEPRAMFEEAAHRLMLRYMEAIYGLATLNHDHIFGGLLRHQGARTFTEYELRSRAFLAVRRLKESGQYRLHPRLEAQYPCLASGRACPELRDFLDLSVREGILRECGGRYVRTRHLRASAAGFHSVRTQDILYVLANELEPADQAAAVVKHAAAVPEEIVRLRMRRHFLDGDRAMFEEDYARYALEGESKPREVGAPFLLVPRVIRGGVVLIHGYMAAPLEVRALGAYLLEQGFLVYGARLKGHGTAPEDLAQTKWDAWRDSVDRAFAIVRSYTDSVIFGGFSMGGVLALLAAAEMRADTLGVFAISAPLELRSYAARMASSIVTMNTLLNLFSGRDAPWFVENVPENPHINYVRNPIAGVSELGKVMKAMERALPDVAAPALIIQGDGDPTVHPNSAGRIFELLGSEAKEVIMLERARHGIVNGPGSAEVFEHVGRFVRALEDKRLEAQSRQAV; from the coding sequence ATGCCATCGCTTGCCTTGACTACGACGAAATGGATGCTCGATGCCGCCACGCGGCTGCTCAAGGCGACCGTGCGCGTGCACAACATCTCCTGCCTCGACGAAGACATGGCCGTCATTCTCGTAGCGAACCATTTCACGCGCCTCGAAACCGTTCTTCTGCCGTATGTGTTCCAGAAGCACGCGGGGCAGGAGCTCTGGTCTCTGGCGGCCGCCGAACTTTTTCAGGGCCGGATCGCCGGCTACCTCCATTCGGTGGGCGCCATCTCGACGAGCGATCCGGATCGCGACAAGACCATCCTGCACAGCCTTCTCGTGGGCGACCACCCGTGGATCATCTTTCCGGAAGGCCGCATGATCAAAGATAAGCGCGTGCTGGACGAACGGGGCATGTTCGCCGTGTTCTCGGGCGAAGAGCCTCGGCCGCCGCACCGGGGGGCCGCCGTTCTCGCCCTGCGGGCGGAGTTCTACCGCCGGAAGATCGCGTGCCTGGCCAAACGGCCCGGCCAACCCGGCTTGGCCGAGACCCTCGACCGGTTTGGCCTGGCGTCCGCCGCCGAGCCCTTGCGCAAGCGCACGGTCATCGTACCGGTCAACATCACCTATTTCCCGCTCCGTCCGCAAGCCAACCTGTTTCTCAACCTCGCCAAACGCGCAATACGGGATCTGAGCCCGCGCGCCATCGAAGAACTGTCCGTCGAGGGCACCGTGCTTGCACGCGATACGGACATCGACATTACGCTCGGCACGCCGATCGACGCAGGCACGTTTCTGGAAGCTCCCGAGTACGCCGGACTGATGGCCTGCGGCGATTCAGACCTTGAGCTCCTGGCCGCGGAGCCGAGAGCGATGTTCGAGGAGGCCGCCCACCGCCTGATGCTGCGCTACATGGAAGCAATCTACGGACTGGCCACTCTCAACCATGACCACATTTTCGGCGGCCTGCTGCGTCACCAGGGCGCGCGCACCTTCACCGAATACGAACTGCGAAGCAGGGCGTTTCTGGCCGTCCGGCGTCTCAAGGAGAGCGGGCAATACCGTCTGCACCCGCGTTTGGAGGCCCAATACCCGTGCCTGGCGTCGGGGCGGGCATGTCCCGAGCTGCGCGATTTTCTCGACTTATCCGTGCGGGAGGGGATACTGCGCGAGTGCGGGGGCCGGTACGTTCGCACGCGTCATCTGCGAGCCTCCGCGGCCGGATTTCATAGCGTCAGGACCCAGGATATCCTGTACGTGCTCGCCAACGAACTCGAACCGGCGGATCAGGCGGCGGCCGTCGTGAAACATGCGGCGGCGGTTCCCGAAGAGATCGTACGCTTGCGAATGCGCCGGCATTTCCTCGACGGGGACCGCGCGATGTTCGAGGAGGACTACGCCCGGTACGCGCTCGAGGGCGAGAGCAAACCCAGAGAGGTCGGAGCGCCGTTTCTGCTTGTTCCTCGGGTCATCCGGGGAGGCGTCGTGCTGATTCACGGTTATATGGCCGCTCCTCTGGAGGTTCGCGCGTTGGGCGCCTACCTTCTCGAACAGGGGTTCCTGGTATACGGCGCCCGGCTCAAAGGACATGGTACCGCCCCCGAAGATCTCGCGCAGACCAAGTGGGACGCGTGGCGCGACTCCGTGGACCGCGCGTTCGCCATCGTGCGGTCGTATACCGACAGCGTGATCTTCGGGGGATTCTCGATGGGCGGCGTGCTGGCCTTGTTGGCGGCGGCGGAAATGCGGGCCGACACGCTCGGCGTCTTCGCGATCTCGGCGCCGCTTGAGTTGCGCAGCTACGCCGCACGCATGGCGTCGTCGATCGTCACCATGAACACGCTCCTGAACCTTTTCAGCGGCCGCGACGCTCCCTGGTTCGTCGAGAACGTACCGGAGAACCCGCACATCAACTATGTCCGGAACCCCATCGCGGGCGTAAGCGAATTGGGCAAAGTCATGAAGGCCATGGAACGCGCGCTGCCCGATGTTGCCGCGCCAGCGTTGATCATCCAGGGAGACGGCGACCCCACCGTGCACCCAAACAGCGCAGGGCGCATCTTCGAACTCCTGGGAAGCGAGGCAAAAGAGGTGATCATGCTCGAACGGGCGCGGCACGGGATCGTCAACGGTCCCGGCAGCGCCGAAGTCTTCGAACACGTCGGCAGATTCGTACGGGCCCTCGAAGACAAGCGCCTCGAAGCTCAATCCCGTCAAGCCGTGTAG
- a CDS encoding DegT/DnrJ/EryC1/StrS family aminotransferase, giving the protein MPDKKEKVSDFRYDTGAARVPWAAVGEHVREEDILALVRFLLRPAEDKQEKYDARLKKLETRLRKLGKVATPAGKLSLAGNVQALEEEIAKFLGAKHTVFLTNATAGFEIGFKYAGLKPGDEVIAPAITFIATIAYPLSIGAKVVLSDVEPRSLNMDPKDVERKITPNTKAIIPVHLGGYPVDMGPLMKLARKHNVTVIEDAAHAFGGSYRGKMLGTIGHFGSFSFHEVKNITSLGEGGILASNIAFGKELRRARFLGLDLTRRIPNWLYDVPAFEGKEGYFFTGNYSTTEIQALGLLSQMKRLSRIIAKRKKAAQYLDRRFSKVEGILTPPGDDAKVKSTYHLYLLQIDPDKVGGDIKTLKKKLDARGIVQIPHFAPLYKFSVMKQMGYDTDAIEKTCPVAEEAFQHRFTHLPLYDFSSEQLAYLAGAVIESVGEMKRGI; this is encoded by the coding sequence ATGCCGGACAAGAAGGAAAAGGTCTCGGATTTCAGGTACGACACAGGCGCGGCCCGGGTGCCGTGGGCCGCGGTGGGAGAACATGTGCGCGAGGAGGATATCCTGGCATTGGTCCGCTTTCTGCTGCGTCCGGCCGAGGACAAACAGGAAAAATACGACGCACGGTTGAAGAAGCTCGAGACGCGGCTCCGGAAACTGGGGAAGGTTGCGACGCCGGCCGGCAAACTCAGCCTGGCGGGGAATGTCCAGGCGCTCGAGGAGGAAATCGCGAAATTCCTTGGCGCGAAACACACCGTGTTTCTCACCAACGCGACGGCGGGGTTCGAGATCGGGTTCAAGTATGCGGGGCTCAAGCCCGGCGACGAGGTTATCGCGCCCGCAATCACGTTTATCGCGACGATCGCGTACCCGCTCTCGATTGGGGCCAAGGTCGTATTGTCTGACGTTGAGCCGCGCAGTCTCAACATGGATCCCAAAGACGTGGAACGCAAGATCACGCCGAACACCAAGGCGATCATTCCGGTCCACCTCGGCGGATACCCTGTCGACATGGGGCCGCTCATGAAACTGGCGCGCAAACACAATGTGACGGTTATTGAAGACGCGGCCCACGCGTTCGGAGGGTCCTACCGCGGCAAGATGCTCGGCACCATCGGGCATTTCGGGTCGTTCAGTTTTCATGAGGTCAAAAACATCACGTCGCTTGGGGAAGGGGGCATCCTGGCGTCGAATATTGCCTTCGGCAAGGAACTTCGCCGCGCGCGGTTTCTGGGACTTGACCTCACGCGCCGGATCCCGAACTGGCTGTACGATGTGCCGGCGTTTGAGGGGAAAGAGGGCTATTTCTTCACGGGCAACTACTCGACCACCGAGATCCAGGCGCTCGGGTTGCTGTCGCAGATGAAACGGTTGTCCCGGATCATCGCGAAACGCAAGAAGGCGGCGCAGTATCTTGACAGGCGATTCAGCAAGGTCGAGGGCATTCTTACTCCGCCCGGCGACGACGCAAAGGTCAAGAGCACGTACCATCTGTACCTGCTGCAGATCGACCCCGACAAAGTCGGCGGCGATATCAAGACTCTCAAGAAGAAGCTCGACGCCCGGGGCATCGTGCAGATTCCCCATTTCGCCCCGCTGTACAAGTTCAGCGTGATGAAACAGATGGGATACGACACCGACGCCATCGAGAAGACGTGCCCCGTTGCGGAGGAAGCGTTCCAGCACCGGTTCACTCATCTCCCGCTTTACGATTTCAGCAGCGAACAATTGGCTTACCTTGCCGGCGCGGTGATCGAGTCCGTCGGCGAGATGAAGCGCGGCATCTAA